A window of the Corallococcus exiguus genome harbors these coding sequences:
- a CDS encoding glutathione S-transferase family protein, whose translation MTPNALPPLTLLELADTGLPGVESYSPFCLKAHRALKYAGLPYARGCADNPASHRVHNPTGQVPVLLVGAEAVPDSTAILARIQQLAPGRIDASPEALLWEELADTSLNGFLVAARWADDRNWPRTRATFFHFMPAPVRAVVPTLIRRKQVERLVARDVWRAGPEACWRRFGALLDQLDARAPEQGFWLSGALSVADLALFAQLHSLRTPLTPWQGAEVDRRERLRAWLGRVDVATRIANVPLRAAS comes from the coding sequence ATGACCCCGAACGCCTTGCCACCCCTGACCCTGCTGGAGCTGGCCGACACCGGCCTGCCTGGCGTCGAGAGCTACTCGCCGTTCTGCCTGAAGGCCCACCGGGCCCTGAAGTACGCGGGGCTGCCCTACGCGCGAGGCTGCGCGGACAACCCGGCCTCGCACCGGGTGCACAATCCCACGGGACAGGTGCCGGTGTTGCTGGTGGGGGCGGAGGCGGTGCCGGACTCCACGGCCATCCTCGCGCGCATCCAGCAGCTGGCGCCGGGCCGCATCGACGCGTCGCCAGAGGCGCTGCTCTGGGAGGAGCTGGCGGACACGTCCCTCAATGGCTTCCTGGTCGCGGCGCGCTGGGCGGATGACCGCAACTGGCCTCGGACGCGCGCCACGTTCTTCCACTTCATGCCGGCGCCGGTGCGCGCGGTGGTTCCGACGCTGATCCGGCGCAAGCAGGTGGAGCGGTTGGTGGCGAGGGATGTCTGGCGCGCGGGCCCGGAGGCCTGCTGGCGCCGGTTCGGGGCGCTGTTGGATCAGCTGGATGCGCGGGCGCCGGAGCAGGGCTTCTGGTTGTCAGGGGCGCTGAGCGTGGCGGACCTGGCCCTGTTCGCGCAGCTGCACAGCCTGCGGACGCCGCTTACGCCCTGGCAGGGCGCGGAGGTGGATCGGCGCGAGCGGTTGCGCGCGTGGCTCGGGCGGGTGGATGTGGCGACCCGGATCGCGAACGTGCCCCTGCGCGCCGCGAGCTGA
- the sitA5 gene encoding SitA5 family polymorphic toxin, whose amino-acid sequence MAFRVQLAVLILALLSACATPRGRVRLDTGEGAPIEYSPPSPIRAVTVGEGAFEKALTELVLVTPLRLQASRPGEWVRASYSRGPQVSDRAFGGFCEPGLRRGDCISLLEDVMGLSDWDKFGVALALSLDSLKEIISRAVEESLAPQLFYSVIATGLVTWAALAANPEPAFTKAAAVISALLLIYLGAETFLELIEASQDLKLATDGATTWKELDASGQRFAARVGPSIARVLVLAVTVAVSHGMTGGASLLAARVATLPNFPGGAAGASRVGINVAGLEQVRAVSVSGGVITLVLPSTAVAMAAKHPASTTPSGARSWNSFSGLKRARGPAGPGKQWHHIVEQTDGNVRRFGPHALHNTENVIAIDESVHQQISRYYSSKIPVLSGTQTVRQWLSTQSFQAQTDFGMKTLLLFGAVP is encoded by the coding sequence ATGGCCTTTCGAGTCCAGCTCGCTGTCCTGATCCTCGCCTTGCTCAGCGCGTGCGCCACCCCAAGGGGCAGGGTGCGGCTAGATACCGGCGAAGGTGCACCCATCGAGTACAGCCCGCCTTCTCCCATCCGGGCCGTGACCGTGGGGGAGGGTGCCTTCGAGAAGGCACTGACCGAGCTGGTTCTGGTGACACCTCTGCGCCTCCAGGCCTCACGGCCAGGCGAATGGGTCCGCGCGTCCTACTCCCGAGGGCCGCAGGTGTCGGACCGTGCCTTCGGGGGCTTCTGCGAGCCGGGACTTCGTAGGGGCGACTGCATCTCGCTGCTCGAAGACGTGATGGGGCTGAGTGACTGGGACAAGTTCGGCGTGGCGCTCGCGCTGTCCCTGGACTCACTCAAGGAGATCATCTCCAGGGCCGTGGAGGAGTCCCTGGCTCCGCAGCTTTTCTACTCGGTGATCGCCACCGGACTCGTGACCTGGGCGGCACTGGCCGCGAATCCCGAGCCTGCTTTCACCAAGGCCGCCGCGGTCATCTCGGCGCTGCTGCTGATCTACCTGGGCGCGGAGACGTTCCTGGAGCTGATTGAAGCAAGCCAGGACCTGAAGCTCGCGACGGACGGGGCCACCACCTGGAAGGAACTGGATGCATCTGGCCAGCGCTTCGCGGCCCGGGTAGGGCCATCCATCGCGCGAGTCCTGGTCCTTGCGGTCACGGTCGCGGTGAGCCATGGCATGACGGGTGGCGCGTCGTTGCTGGCGGCCCGGGTTGCGACGCTGCCGAACTTCCCGGGAGGCGCGGCAGGGGCCTCGCGTGTGGGCATCAACGTCGCGGGCCTTGAGCAGGTGAGGGCGGTGTCCGTCTCGGGCGGCGTCATCACGCTCGTGCTGCCGTCCACGGCCGTCGCCATGGCGGCGAAGCATCCGGCCAGCACCACACCAAGTGGGGCGCGCTCCTGGAACTCCTTCAGCGGCCTCAAGCGGGCCCGAGGACCCGCAGGGCCAGGAAAGCAGTGGCACCACATCGTCGAGCAGACGGACGGTAACGTGCGGCGCTTCGGTCCCCATGCCCTGCACAACACCGAGAACGTGATCGCTATCGACGAATCCGTCCACCAACAAATCAGCAGGTATTATTCATCGAAAATCCCCGTCCTCTCCGGAACGCAGACCGTAAGGCAATGGTTGAGCACTCAGTCCTTCCAGGCCCAAACGGACTTCGGAATGAAGACCCTCCTGCTATTTGGAGCCGTTCCTTGA
- a CDS encoding RNA ligase family protein, whose amino-acid sequence MRFRPFLKMSSAGDARGQASPSGSWVALEKLHGAQLVLGVQDGAVHFGKRKAWLEEGDSFFGWQLLRLSLNNAALEAVRTLGLTDARVYLYGELLGGRYPHPEVPAVPGMMPVQTGIWYAPGLHWVLFDILVARSDEDEGVMLSHREVETAARAAGVHVPPLVARGTRAQMEAAPTRALTRLPAMLGLPPLADNHAEGLVIKSEQPVSPGHRVAFKRKIEEFNEARFDESTAWDAHQRLSFTDLQDWSSRLVNPARIASALSKCGRDDAEAVLSEVELDVRVDLELAFPTACQSLDPASEERLSAHVRELARPLIREALDAALKSE is encoded by the coding sequence ATGCGCTTCCGACCCTTCCTGAAGATGTCCTCCGCGGGTGATGCACGGGGGCAGGCCAGTCCTTCCGGGAGTTGGGTGGCGCTGGAGAAGCTCCATGGCGCGCAGCTCGTCCTGGGCGTGCAGGACGGGGCGGTGCACTTTGGCAAGCGCAAGGCCTGGCTCGAGGAGGGAGATTCCTTCTTTGGATGGCAGCTGTTGCGCCTGTCCTTGAACAACGCGGCGCTGGAGGCGGTCCGGACGCTGGGGCTCACCGACGCGCGCGTCTATCTGTACGGAGAGCTGTTGGGAGGCCGCTATCCCCACCCGGAGGTCCCGGCCGTGCCTGGAATGATGCCGGTCCAGACGGGCATCTGGTACGCGCCGGGCCTTCACTGGGTGCTGTTCGATATCCTCGTGGCCCGGTCGGACGAGGACGAAGGGGTGATGCTCTCGCATCGCGAGGTGGAGACGGCCGCGAGGGCCGCCGGGGTGCACGTCCCTCCCCTCGTGGCGCGAGGAACCCGGGCGCAGATGGAAGCCGCGCCCACGCGAGCGCTGACGCGGCTCCCGGCGATGCTGGGCCTGCCGCCGTTGGCCGACAACCATGCGGAGGGGCTCGTCATCAAGAGTGAGCAGCCCGTGTCACCGGGGCATCGCGTCGCCTTCAAGCGGAAGATCGAGGAGTTCAACGAGGCCCGCTTCGACGAGAGCACGGCCTGGGATGCCCACCAGCGGCTGTCCTTCACGGACCTTCAGGACTGGTCCTCACGGCTGGTGAATCCCGCGCGGATTGCCAGTGCCCTCTCAAAGTGCGGGCGCGATGATGCCGAGGCCGTGTTGAGCGAGGTGGAGCTGGATGTCCGGGTGGACCTGGAACTGGCCTTCCCCACCGCGTGTCAGTCCCTGGATCCGGCGAGCGAGGAGCGCCTGTCCGCGCATGTTCGTGAACTTGCCCGGCCGCTCATCCGGGAGGCCTTGGATGCCGCCTTGAAGTCCGAATGA